The Procambarus clarkii isolate CNS0578487 chromosome 92, FALCON_Pclarkii_2.0, whole genome shotgun sequence genomic interval GAATGAGGTTAAAAGCGAAAAAAACAGATTCGTGAATCTGTAGCTGTTGCTTATCCTAATAGCTTTGTGAATTGGTATTGTGGAGGGACTAAAGAATGCATCCTCTGTCTAACTTCtggttcctgcccgaaacgctttgcgtaatagtggctttaggcattgtatgtactagctctatctataaatccatcaatgtttgtatcacaccttgtatgtatgtactttacctgaataaacatttgaatttttttaatttgagtttttGAAACCGCGCAGCGATCgaacccaaagacgcattcaggaATCTGAACGTACTTACGTACTTATAATTAGATTTTTATCCTGTATAAATCGACAATATATTAGAATTCTGTGTATATTTTGGACAAAatctggtaaggttaggttagttaggctggATTagattaggtttagttaggttccgttgtcaattatttgtatttgtagtgctTGGGTGTAGCATTTGCAGCGTGGTAGTTTCAATAGAGAACGTTAGCGAATCACTGTTCGAGAAATATCTGAAcggcatcagttgtgagtcgtgcgtCAAGTGTTTTTcgttcataaacaaggggttcaGCGGgtggattaatgagcatttgtCCACTTGTTTATGAGGACTGACCGTACAAGTGTATTGGATCAAACCACGCTAATCACACACACAGAACGCGCAAAACAACGTTCGTAGCAGTTGAAGGGTTAAACAGCTCTCAAACGAGCTTAGAACGTCGTTTTAATGCCAAAATATTGCAGCTTGCACGACAATATTGCGTGTTTGACAGTCAAGTGTCAAAATATTGCAGCTTGCACGACAATATTGCGTGTTTGACAGCCAAGTGTCAAAATCAATCACTTCAGATCTTAGTGATTGACACAGTGTTGAGAGCCTGTTTTGATATAAATCATCTTAGACACTATTATGTAATTTTATTGCATCAAAGTAAAGCTTGTAAGTGGGTAAGTTAGTTTagtcacttattatgcacccaatacccatcccgtgggcggtgagaGAAAGCcacaaaggcacataatgggtacaggaactgaaccccatagttcactTAGCTGAACAAGTAACAAATCATTGAATTGATCAGTATTACGTTAGATAATGGCATGATTGGCTGTCATAATATTGCTAGTGAGATCCTCCGGTGAGCGTTTAAAACCTGTCTTAAGATGTTCAGTGAAACTGGAGATTCCTTACTGATCAGGGTTATTTATGTGGGTAGGTCGAAGCCAGTGTCAGGGAGGTTCTTACAGAAGTACAGAATACATAACCCCTACAGAAGTGCTGGATACATAACCCAGCCGACACATATGAAGAGAAAGGAGAGTGAAGAAGTGTTACCTGAATTGGACCCTTGTCATGTAGCAactaagaaaaaaatatatatatattatatatattatatatattatatatatatatatatatatatatatatatatatatatatatatatatatatatatatatatatatatatatttctgaatGTTTTTGAATCGATTCGAACACCACCCCCTCGACACACACTCCCacttttcaacaacgaacaccaaccccctcctcccccatcctTCATAAACCGAACATCCGAACACAGCCCTACAACACCCCTCACCaccgaacacccccacacacccctcaacactgaacaccccccccccccccccccaacacctccaccccccctctcagTGTTTAACACCACACCTCACCGATCCATAAACTACAACAGTTCCTTTACATCTACCAGGGGATAATTAAGAACAATAAGTGGACATTAAGGGACCACTACGATAAGAACCCGACGCGCATGTCTGCGTATATTATTGATGCAAATACTCGCTGCTTATTTTATGCTAATGCAAGGATTTATTGACCCGTTTTTCTCCAGTTTAAAGAATTTATGATAATTCTTTCAGAAACATGACACctatttttttgtgtgtatgtAATGAACGAAGCTTTGTGGCGAGAGCGACACTGGTCTGTGAATTGGACTGAAATATTTTGATTTATTAAACCATGTTCCAGATTTTCGTCCTTAATCTTGGTTTTTTcaaattgttttattttattattctATTTGGGAGTAATTGTGGAAGGTGTGGACTGATTGTGTGACGATGGCCAGAGTAATCCCTCTACTCCACTCAGTTGATTGTGTGACGATGGCCAGAGTAATCCCTCTACTCCACTCAGTTGATTGTGTGATAATGATCAGACTAATCCCTCTACTCCACTCAGTTGATTGTGTGACGATGGCCAGAGTAATCCCTCTACTCCACTCAGTTGATTGTGTGACGATGGCCAGAGTAATCCCTCTACTCCACTCAGTTGATTGTGTGATAATGATCAGACTAATCCCTCTACTCCACTCAGTTGATTGTGTGACGATGGCCAGAGTAATCCCTCTACTCCACTCAGTTGATTGTGTGACGATGGCCAGAGTAATCCCTCTACTCCACTCAGTTGATTGTGTGACGATGGCCAGAGTAATCCCTCTACTCCACTCAGTTGATTGTGTGACGATGGCCAGAGTAATCCCTCTACTCCACTCAGTTGATCGTGTGACAATGATCAGACTAATCCCTCTACTCCACTCAGTTGATTGTGTGACGATGGCCAGAGTAATCCCTCTACTCCACTCAGTTGATTGTGTGACGATGGCCAGAGTAATCCCTCTACTCCACTCAGTTGATTGTGTGACAATGATCAGACTAATCCCTCTACTCCACTCAGTTGATTGTGTGACGATGGCCAGAGTAATCCCTCTACTCCACTCAGTTGATTGTGTGACGATGGCCAGAGTAATCCCTCTACTCCACTCAGTTGATTGTGTGACGATGGCCAGAGTAATCCCTCTACTCCACTCAGTGATTGTGTGACGATGGCCAGAGTAATCCCTCTACTCCACTCAGTTGATTGTGTGACGATGGCCAGAGTAATCCCTCTACTCCTCTCAGTTGATTGTGTGACGATGGCCAGAGTAATCCCTCTACTCCACTCAGTTGATTGTGTGACGATGGCCAGAGTAATCCCTCTACTCCTCTCAGTTGATTGTGTGACGATGGCCAGAGTAATCCCTCTACTCCACTCAGTTGATTGTGTGACGATGGCCAGAGTAATCCCTCTACTCCTCTCAGTTGATTGTGTGACGATGGCCAGAGTAATCCCTCTACTCCACTCAGTTGATTGTGTGATAATGATCAGACTAATCCCTCTACTCCACTCAGTTGATTGTGTGACGATGGCCAGAGTAATCCCTCTACTCCACTCAGTTGATTGTGTGATAATGATCAGACTAATCCCTCTACTCCACTCAGTTGATTGTGTGACGATGGCCAGAGTAATCCCTCTACTCCACTCAGTTGATTGTGTGACGATGGCCAGACTAATCCCTCTACTCCACTCAGTTGATTGTGTGACGATGGCCAGAGTAATCCCTCTACTCCACTCAGTTGATCGTGTGATAATGATCAGACTAATCCCTCTACTCCGCTCAGTTGATTGTGTAATAATGATCAGACTAATCCCTCTACTCCACTCAGTTGATCGTGTGATAATGATCAGACTAATCCCTCTACTCCGCTCAGTTGATTGTGTAATAATGATCAGACTAATCCCTCTACTCCACTCAGTTGATCATGTGACGATGATCAGACTAATCCCTCTACTCCACTCAGTTGATTATGTGACAATGATCAGACTAATCCCTCTACTCCACTCAGTTGATCATGTGACGATGATCAGACTAATCCCTCTACTCCACTCAGTTGATCATGTGACGATGATCAGACTAATCCCTCACTCCACTCAGTTGATCATGTGACAATGATCAGACTAATCCCTCTACTCCACTCAGTTGATCATGTGACGATGATCAGACTAATCCCTCTACTCCACTCAGTTGATCATGTGACGATGATCAGACTAATCCCTCTACTCCACTCAGTTGATCATGTGACGATGATCAGACTAATCCCTCTACTCCACTCAGTTGATCATGTGACGATGATCAGACTAATCCCTCTACTCCACTCAGTTGATCATGTGACGATGATCAGACTAATCCCTCTACTCCACTCAGTTGATCATGTGACGATGATCAGACTAATCCCTCTACTCCACTCAGTTGATCATGTGACGATGATCAGACTAATCCCTCTACTCCACTCAGTTGATCATGTGACAATGATCAGACTAATCCCTCTACTCCACTCAGTTGATCATGTGACAATGATCAGATTAATCCCTCTACTCCACTCACAGTATGATATATAACCTCTCATAACTTAATCATTACCCCGGGACTGGCTGTGGGTTGTCACGGCCAGAACGCCCTCTATATAACTTACAACACTTGTGTTCTTGAGACCAATCTTTAAGTTGAAAGGTGTAAGTGTTAAGTGTTGTCCACCTGTCATCGCTTTGGGAACTAGATTTTCGTTATGAACACATCCTTGTTTCCCTGTTAATCAAGTGATTAGCAATAATTGGAACGTTAGTAAACAACCTACACATGATACGTTAGTGGGAGtgtaccattatatatatatatatatatatatatatatatatatatatatatatatatatatatatatatatatatatatatatatatatatatatatatatatatatatatatatatatatatatatatatatcagtgtaaccccccccccccgtttatcCATCATCCCATTTTTCAGATTCTTGGATTATATGGATTGAAATTTCTGGTCTTCTATGTCCAGTTAGTGTGGATTAACTTTCATTATCCAATTTCGTAAAGCAAATAACACAACAACTCCATTGCTTTCCTACTTATAAATTGATGCGATCCTATTAAAACCCCATTACAGGTACGTGTATCACCTGTTGTCTGTTGAAAtcataaaaatatacaaaatcttGTAGAAAATTCATGTCTCGCGATCATTTATTTGATTATCCACATGTTCAGTTATTTGATTATCCAAAATTTCAGTTATCTGATTATCCACCAGTTCAGTATCTCGATATCCAGAAGTACCAGTGAAGACTGAATGATGGAAGAGgtcgtaccaccaccaccacaatccaccaccacaacaaccaccctaTCCCcccgaccaccaccagcctccctatACCCCCCCAGGTCTCACTAGACAAACCTCAGAACAGCCATCAACtagcctctcaaccaccaccatACAACTACGATCCCTGAAGACCTcagtcaaccaccacaaccatcctaccACCGCAATCGGAGAGATCCGTGAGTGGATTCGGAATTCAAACACTAACaacggagacacacacacaaaccatatAACATCGGCAGCATGTGCGACGCTGGCAAGCATTTGCACATCGTTTAGAAACCCAAATCACGACTCCTTCATGGCAATATACCACACAAGGTTTGTTAGATCCATACGGGAATATCCGGCACCAGCGTGGAATCCGCACCTTGTCAAACACTGAAAGAAgaagctgtggaagccacctctgtCCACACCGTTAAGGACagactcgagagagagagagagagagagagagagagagaggagagagagagagagagagagagagagagagagagagagagagagagagagagagagagagagagggagagagagagagggagagagagagagagagagagagagagagagagagagagagagagagagagagagagagagagagagagagagagagagagagagagagagagagagagagagaaagagagagggagagagagagagagagagagagagagagagagagagagagagagaggagagagagagagagagagagagagagagagagagagaaagagaaagagagagagagagagagagatagagagagagagagagagagagagagagagagagagagagagagagagagagagagagagagagagagagagagagagagagatgagagagagagagagagagagagagagagagagagagagagagaacaatttACGGACGATCCCACCTCCTCCCCCGGCCAATCCTTTTGTTGTGGAGGGAATGCGCGCGCACACTTCATCAGTGTCAGCATTTTTCAACCCGGACAAGCGGCCCTTGAACGAGGCTTTCTGCGCCCTGAAACTCTTCAATTTCACCTTCCTTCGGGAATGCTTCAATCTCttattttccttttttttcttGGGTGTGTGACTCAAGTCTGAGCGGACGGAGAAATAGGAGTCTTGTGCAGCCTTGACTTGTCGTTCTTGTGCAATGCGATCATGTGCGTTCATGTCTCGATGTCCTAGTGTAGTGTGATCTAAAGACGTGATTCACGCTCTTACTCTGTCTCTTTCGTACACAATAACTCGTGAACAACCAGTAGGTACAAAATACAACTGTTTGGCCAAGTCTGAAATGTACGAACGCAAGCAACCCACCTACCCCTATCGAGGCCAATGCattgaaaaacgtcaatattgcggTGTTTTAATTTGTACTAATACGTCGCAATTTCGGGGAATTGGTCAATGCCGTAATAAGTGAGAGGGCGGGTTGGTTACGGATTTTATCTCTGTATGGCAGAAAAGGGCCACAAGTCTTAATAGTTTATACTATTAAGACTGACATGAGTCTGACCTCTAATGTCAATCTTATCGCTCATGTCAGTCTTATATCCCaggtctttgtcctcatatcccacctccttgtcctcatattccagctccttggtcttcatatcccacctccttgtcctcataccccaattCTCACTACATCTGTCATCCCACACCTGGCTTGCCACACCTGGCTTACCAGTGGAACATCAAACAGTTGCTACCCCTCCAAACATGCCCTTCACACCTGGCTATAATACAGCAGTTATCTTCACCCTGCACACCATTCTTGCTCTCCACATGTGTCGTCCTCTACCCTCTCtgtcatccaaacctgcctgccacacctgtggaccGCCGTGTGGCGGGGATGGGCTGCAAACGCTGCAGGCCGGACCGCCAACAAAGCAGACTTGGACCACCAAGACAGTCGCCAACAACTCAGCTTACCAAGCTTCTCAACTGCTACCTCCTGGAACCACAGGGGGAACCTGTGCCTCATGTCTTGGTGTATTCTTGGTTCATGGAACCTATGTTTGTGTCTTGGAACCACAAGACAGAAGACTGGAACCACAAGACACATAGTTCATAGTGCATAGTTCCAGTCCTGGAACCACAGGACTGGAACCACAAGACAGAGGACTGGAACCACAAGACAGAAGACTGGAACCACAAGACAGAAGACTGGAACCACAAGACAGAAGACTGGAACCACAAGACACATAGTTCATAGTGCATAGTTCCAGTCCTGGAACCACAGGACTGGAACCACAAGACAGAAGACTGGAACCACAAGACAGAAGACTGGAACCACAAGACAGAAGACTGGAACCACAAGACAGAAGACTGGAACCACAAGACAGAAGACTGGAACTACAAGACTGAAGACGAACTACAAGACTGGAACTACAAGACTGAAGACTTTAACTACAAGGCAGAAGACTGGAACCACAAGACAGAAGACTGGAACCACAAGACAGAAGACTGGAACTACAAGACAGAAGACTGGAACCACAAGACAGAAGACTGGAACCACAAGACAGAGGACTGGAACCACAAGACAGAAGACTGGAACCACAAGACAGAAGACTGGAACCACAAGACAGAAGACTGGAACCACAAGACAGAAGACAGGAACCACAAGACAGAAGACTGGAACCACAAGACAGAAGACTGGAACCACAAGACAGAAGACTGGAACCACAAGACAGAAGACTGGAACCACAAGACAGAAGACTGGAACCACAAGACAGAAGACTGAAACCACAAGACAGAAGACTGGAACCACAAGACAGGAACCACAAGACAGAGGACAGGAACCACAAGACAGAAGACTGGAACCACAAGACAGGAACCACAAGACAGAGGACAGGAACCACAAGACAGAAGACTGGAACCACAAGACAGAAGACTGGAACCACAAGACAGAAGACTGGAACCACAAGACAGAAGACTGGAACCACAAGACAGAAGACTGGAACCACAAGACAGAGGACTGGAACCACAAGACAGAAGACAGGAACCACAAGACAGAAGACAGGAACCACAAGACAGAAGACTGGAACCACAAGACAGAAGACTGGAACCACAAGACAGAAGACTGGAACCACAAGACAGAAGACAGGAACCACAAGACAGAAGACAGGAACCACAAGACAGAAGACTGGAACCACAAGACAGAAGACTGGAACCACAAGACAGAAGACAGGAACCACAAGACAGAAGACTGGAACCACAAGACAGAAGACTGGAACCACAAGACAGAAGACTGGAACCACAAGACAGAAGACTGGAACCACAAGACAGAAGACTGGAACCACAAGACAGAAGACTGGAACCACAAGACAGGAACCACAAGACAGAGGACAGGAACCACAAGACAGAAGACTGGAACCACAAGACAGAAGACTGGAACCACAAGACAGAAGACTGGAACCACAAGACAGAAGACTGGAACCACAAGACAGAGGACTGGAACCACAAGACAGAAGACTGGAACCACAAGACAGAGGACTGGAACCACAAGACAGAAGACAGGAACCACAAGACAGAAGACTGGAACCACAAGACAGAAGACTGGAACCACAAGACAGAGGACTGGAACCACAAGACAGAAGACAGGAACCACAAAACAGAAGACCAAAACAGCAGGCTAGAAGGAGAGAAGAGTACAGGAATAAAAGAGGGGAACAAAGGGAAGGGAAGAGTAACAGgggcaggagggagagagggagggagggaaaaacAACAGAGGTTATGAGAGAGAAAAAGCACAAGAGCGTCAAGAGGGAGGTAAACACAGGACGTTAggcaggagggaagagcaggaggGTCAggaggagggagggcgggagtgagaCACCACACACCGAGGCTACAAGTGTCGGGTGTGCGGCGCGGGCGGCCACACATCCTAGGTGTTGGGGCGATGAAGACATTGGGCGGGCGGCGAAGCCTCCACACCCTCTCTCATTATCCTCCATCACCTGCCCTGCCGCCCACGCTCCTCACTATCACTCTCATCACCCGCCTGCACGCTCCCGCCTCACCCTTCACCCGCCTCGCTACCTCACAAGACGCTCACCACATTAAGATATTACCAATAATCTCCAGCAAAATTCTCCTACGTTTCGGACCCCGCGAGAATCGCTAACAACTCTGTTCATCATTCTTCTTACGCGTATACTGCTGGAAAATCACCTGTCAGGTGGCCGAGGCCCCGCGCCCAGCCAATGATAACTCGGCTCTATCTTATACTTGTCTGTGATTGGTTGCTGCAGCGTGGTATGTCCACACTCGTTAGTTACATGATGGAACTTCCTGAGGCTACGGCGCTCGCCGGGTCGTCTTCCAGTGAGAACCTTGGCGGGTACAATCTCGGGTTGCGATTGGTGGA includes:
- the LOC138359659 gene encoding uncharacterized protein, with the translated sequence MGCKRCRPDRQQSRLGPPRQSPTTQLTKLLNCYLLEPQGEPVPHVLVYSWFMEPMTGTTRQKTGTTRQKTGTTRQKTGTTRQKTGTTRQKTGTTRLKTNYKTGTTRLKTLTTRQKTGTTRQKTGTTRQKTGTTRQKTGTTRQKTGTTRQRTGTTRQKTGTTRQKTGTTRQKTGTTRQKTGTTRQKTGTTRQKTGTTRQKTGTTRQKTGTTRQKTGTTRQKTETTRQKTGTTRQEPQDRGQEPQDRRLEPQDRNHKTEDRNHKTEDWNHKTEDWNHKTEDWNHKTEDWNHKTEDWNHKTEDWNHKTEDRNHKTEDRNHKTEDWNHKTEDWNHKTEDWNHKTEDRNHKTEDRNHKTEDWNHKTEDWNHKTEDRNHKTEDWNHKTEDWNHKTEDWNHKTEDWNHKTEDWNHKTEDWNHKTGTTRQRTGTTRQKTGTTRQKTGTTRQKTGTTRQKTGTTRQRTGTTRQKTGTTRQRTGTTRQKTGTTRQKTGTTRQKTGTTRQRTGTTRQKTGTTKQKTKTAG